The window aaaatattttctctttgctcCTAATAGCCTTGGGATTGTCTTAACAAAAGTTGATCAATTAGGATAAATCTTGTCTGCTAAATAGTATCCCATTGTATATTCATGCccattaattgtataattgacAGGAGCAGTACGACCTTCAGCAAGTGCAGCGAAGATAGGTGACCGATCAAgaacattaatattatttaatgatcTAGGCATTCCAAAAAATGCATGCCATATCCAAAGATCTTGTGAAGCCACCACCTCTAGAATTATAATTGGTTCCCAACAATGACCAGTATACATCCCATGCCATGCAATTGGGCATTTCTCCCATTTCCAATGCATACAGTCAATGATCCCTAACATCCTTGAAAATCCACGCTGCTCTCTAATTGATAATAATCGACAAATATCGGCCTCGTTTGGTGCCCTTATATACCAATCACCAAAAACTTCTATGATTGCTTTGATGAAAGCTCTAAGACTTTCTATAACAGTACTTTCTCCAATTTGAAGATATTCATCAGTAAGATCTACAGGAATACCATATGCAAGTATTCTGTGAGCTGCAGTTATCTTTTGAAGGCAAGATAAATCAAGAACACCGAGAGCATCTGTCCTTTGTTTGAAATATGAATTATGAGCTTCCACTGCATTTGCGATCCAAAGAAAAAGACGACGACTCATCCTAAATCTTCTTCGAAATTAAGTTTCAGTGAATTTAGGATTTTcagcaaaataatcattatataaccTTAATTCACCTTCCTTTCTATTACGATTGACAATATTGTGACCAAGAATAGAGCCACGATATCTTGTTCTCCGCCCTTGATTATTCGATTCTTCTTCAGCAACCACAGCGGTAACAACTTAAAAAGCGAACACAGGAgtgtcatcatcaaaatcaaaacaatcataaaaattaaaattagaatgattcatgatgaattttaatgaaatatatttttgattggagagaaaaaaaatggaatgatgagaaaaaatgttaaggtatatgaaaatatttatagatgaattattttttcaaattttgaaatcttaaaatattgacagttattttttaaaaatttgaaattttaaagtttaaaatgttggcggttattttttcaaaatttgaaattttaaaatttaaaatggttgcggtcattttttcaaagcatgatttttttttaaaatttgaaaatcaaaatttaaaatattgacggtttttttttcaaagtttaaatttgaatttacttttaaaaaattaaatttttaacagtaACATgtaaaactgaaaattaaaaatatttatataaataaattttaagtttaattttaaattatatcttttaactttaatattacttcaataattttatattacttttataaattacttatataattaataatatcataattatattatatataaaatatctaaattagttatataattatattaaaattaatttaatataaaatataattaattttttaaaatagttttttatcattttaatgtatataattaaaaaattatatttatattatttaaaaatttattttattaatttaaatttttaatttaatattttacattggAGATTTTAAGAGCACCCACCATGACCTTGACTCATCactgacaaaaatattttggtataCAAAGTACACACACCGCCACCCTATTCACTTCTTCTACAGTTCTCACAAAGTCCATACAGAGCGAAGATCAACAATTACCAGAACCACCTTCCTTCTCTCTGtctctgtttctctctcttGTCCCATGTCAATTTTTCAACAAGAAAGATATATGGGTTCTTTGACATTTTGTGAATTGTGGTGGAAAATGGCTATAGGACCCACTTGCAAAAGTAGAAAATGttgtcgtttttttttaaatgttgtcGTTAATAATTCTACGGACTACACCACCCCACCCGGCCCTTTGATTTGATTtcccgtctctctctctctctctctcagcgCATATAAAAATTGCGAGTTTCAAGGAAGGTTAGACAGCATATAACTATAGTATATGATCAAAAATTCCGAAAAAGCTCACTCTATTGGCATTTTTTGCTCCCCCTTCAGCCTGGATTTGAGTAGGATTCAATTCaagtacttttctttttttgggtctctctctttctattttcGCTCTTTCTGTGAAATGTTATTATCTTCACTATTGCAAAACTACTTTTGTTTTGTCAAAGTGAAAAGTCTGacgtgttttttgtttttgcaggaTTGGTTGCTGTTGAAGAGATGATGGAAAGTATGGCTTTTAGTGTCATGTGATTCCTTTTTCGATGATTCTGTATTCATGGGAATTGGTTTCTGTAACTGATCTTGGATTCATCAGATTCTATTGTTTCTCCAGATTCTTAATCTGTTTCAGGTGAAGTTCTGTCTGAAACTTATGTTTTACTGTTTTAACATAGCATAGACAGCTGTGCCATGTAATCTCTGTATGATTGCAAGATGAGGTTGGAGATCTTTATCCATGAAgaattgaaatttcttttttctgttgatAGTATTGATGCTGGGCGCGTTGGGGTGAGATATGAGGGACGAATGATTACATCATATATGAATTTGGCTAAAATTTGTAATCATGGAGAGTGATACTGCATTACCTATTTATTGTCATGAATTCCCATTTCTCATGATTGGATGGAGGTCCTTTTCGTTTCCTTGATCTAATTGATATCTTTTTAATCATTTGGTGAGCTTAATTATAGTTCCTTTTTAGCTTGATGCCTGCCATGCTCGGTTGAATTGCTGCCTCtgaattttgaaattcaaaggcATCTGTGAAGTATGCTCCAAGTTGCTACTACCATTTCAGACGCCTGCTCATTACAAGCCCTTTATTTAccctgttaaataatattcattcaTTCATCTCTTTGATTGATATattcattttcaaccaattGTTCTAAGAACTTGTAATAATTGTATATTGAATAATGAATGAGTTTGTCGTAAGTAATGATttaaatacttacctcatttccTTTCTTATCCCAAATTCTTTGTGGCGCCCATGAATTATTCAAAAGACCAAAATTCACCAGCCTGCTACCGAGAAACCTATTGCACTATGGATTGGTGGACCAATGTTCTCGAAGGTTCTAGCAGTAGAGGGCACTATCCTGGGAGACATGGAGAAGATAGGTATTGGGATGAGCCTCGCCGATCAGTGGTAATCACAGTCTTTATACTTTTATAATTGTTCTCCTTTGCTCATGCTTGTCCATGGTATGATGCTAGCCTAGTCTTTCTGGCTGGAGCTGGTTGGTTGTATAAATGTTGTGTGAAAAGATGGGATGTTGTAATCTTCTTGCAAAACTATATACTGGCACTTTTCTCTTAAAAGtttgttctaattttttttcctgagcTAACTGTTTGTCATGGACAACTCGAGGGCAGGatgatttattgaattttgacAATGAAGAAATCGAATATGCTATTGCACTTTCCCTTTCCGAAGAagatcaaaaaggaaaaaaagtaatTGGTGAGTTGCAAAGCTGTTAGAATTGATTAGGTTGTTACtcccatttttttttgaaaacttataTTGACTGTGCAACATGACTGCTGACCCAATGTTTCAAGCAGAGCTTTGTACAAG is drawn from Populus nigra chromosome 5, ddPopNigr1.1, whole genome shotgun sequence and contains these coding sequences:
- the LOC133694430 gene encoding uncharacterized protein LOC133694430, with the protein product MSRRLFLWIANAVEAHNSYFKQRTDALGVLDLSCLQKITAAHRILAYGIPVDLTDEYLQIGESTVIESLRAFIKAIIEVFGDWYIRAPNEADICRLLSIREQRGFSRMLGIIDCMHWKWEKCPIAWHGMYTGHCWEPIIILEVVASQDLWIWHAFFGMPRSLNNINVLDRSPIFAALAEGRTAPVNYTINGHEYTMGYYLADKIYPN